One part of the Thermodesulfovibrio sp. 3462-1 genome encodes these proteins:
- a CDS encoding DUF512 domain-containing protein has product MVKSGVKIEYIHPKTPAQKAGLKEGDIILSINRHSVKDALDLMFYGEEDFLKIIVERDGKKISFNIKKKTKPLGIEVEPFRIKRCINKCLFCFVEQLPKGLRKSLYVKDEDYRASFLYGNYITLTNLTQKDYERIKKMRLSPLYISVHATDPKIRNTLLGNFDATPIMMELKKLARIKIRMHTQIVLCPGFNDGEILEKSILDLYKLYPYVSSVAIVPVGLTKYHKNALTPVTKHAAEEVIKTVEKFQRRFRKKHGVSFVYLADEFYIKAEKTFPDLNNYDDLPQIENGVGMVPLFMHKAAKLTIPSMKLKKRFVTFTGTSFYPYLFDFIEKLKKKNIPIDVYPLKNNLFGETITVTGLLTGEDIIKGLASYIETGDILLIPDVTMKDSEDMFIDNLTISDIEKILQIKAIKINSEPESLLKAIKT; this is encoded by the coding sequence ATGGTAAAATCAGGAGTTAAGATTGAATACATCCATCCTAAAACTCCTGCCCAAAAAGCAGGATTAAAAGAAGGAGACATAATACTATCAATAAACAGACATTCTGTCAAGGATGCGCTTGATTTAATGTTCTATGGCGAAGAAGATTTTCTCAAAATTATAGTTGAAAGAGATGGCAAAAAAATAAGTTTTAATATTAAAAAGAAAACAAAGCCCCTTGGAATTGAAGTAGAGCCTTTCAGAATAAAAAGATGCATAAATAAATGTTTGTTTTGTTTTGTTGAGCAGCTTCCAAAAGGATTAAGAAAGTCTCTCTATGTTAAAGATGAAGATTACAGAGCAAGTTTTCTTTATGGAAACTATATTACATTGACAAATCTCACTCAGAAAGACTATGAAAGGATAAAAAAAATGAGACTCTCCCCTCTTTATATCTCTGTTCATGCCACAGACCCTAAGATAAGAAACACCCTTTTAGGAAACTTCGATGCTACACCAATTATGATGGAGTTAAAAAAACTTGCGAGGATCAAAATCAGAATGCATACTCAGATAGTGCTCTGTCCAGGGTTCAATGACGGAGAAATACTTGAAAAATCAATTTTAGACCTTTACAAACTTTATCCATATGTATCTTCAGTAGCCATTGTTCCCGTGGGACTTACAAAATATCATAAAAATGCACTTACTCCTGTAACAAAACACGCAGCTGAAGAAGTAATAAAAACTGTTGAAAAATTTCAGAGACGCTTCAGAAAAAAACATGGAGTCAGCTTTGTTTATCTTGCCGATGAGTTTTACATTAAAGCTGAAAAAACATTTCCTGATTTAAATAACTACGATGACCTTCCTCAGATTGAAAACGGAGTTGGGATGGTTCCATTGTTTATGCACAAAGCAGCAAAGCTGACTATACCATCAATGAAATTAAAAAAAAGATTTGTTACTTTTACAGGAACATCATTTTATCCCTATCTTTTTGATTTTATTGAAAAACTGAAGAAAAAAAACATCCCAATTGATGTTTATCCTTTAAAAAACAACCTTTTCGGAGAAACAATAACAGTAACAGGGCTTTTAACTGGCGAAGACATAATTAAAGGATTAGCTTCATATATAGAAACAGGAGACATTCTTTTGATCCCCGATGTCACAATGAAGGATTCTGAAGACATGTTCATAGACAATTTAACAATAAGTGATATTGAAAAGATTTTACAGATTAAAGCAATAAAAATTAATTCAGAACCAGAATCTCTTTTGAAGGCAATCAAAACTTAA
- a CDS encoding tetratricopeptide repeat protein translates to MKIIKKAEHLRTAGLFRESLKLWKRIYKKALKKADIALTSDALIALGDLNRIIGNFKIAISYYEEACEIAQAVGNKLSEADALTGISLCKKATGEWKEALKILKKARKIYESSDDNKAIYFTLWAEGAIWRWGGRIKKSIDSFHKAFEGFKEIKDNEGIGYSCCGLGGSLRIYGNYEESMRYYKMANEIFHKIGDKFGIAYSFCGIGNALRMMNDFKGAEENFKKALDIYSKIGDIVSSSYTLWSMAMVYILKGKYKTALQYIEKAEKNFKKCEDPRGLIYCKLQRGMIQYLNKKKKMAVKYFNEAWQNAQIQDFALERKYAQALLNGKYSLPYNIP, encoded by the coding sequence ATGAAAATTATTAAAAAAGCTGAACATTTAAGAACTGCGGGTTTATTTAGAGAATCATTGAAACTATGGAAAAGAATATATAAAAAAGCTTTAAAAAAGGCAGACATTGCCTTAACCTCAGATGCTTTAATTGCCTTGGGAGACTTAAACAGAATCATTGGAAATTTTAAAATTGCTATTTCTTATTATGAAGAAGCCTGTGAGATTGCTCAAGCTGTTGGAAATAAACTTTCAGAGGCAGATGCCCTAACTGGAATAAGCCTTTGCAAAAAAGCAACAGGAGAGTGGAAAGAAGCACTAAAAATTTTAAAAAAAGCAAGAAAAATTTATGAATCTTCTGATGATAACAAAGCAATATATTTTACCCTGTGGGCAGAAGGAGCTATATGGAGATGGGGTGGAAGAATTAAAAAATCTATTGATAGTTTTCATAAAGCTTTTGAGGGATTCAAAGAAATCAAAGACAATGAAGGAATTGGTTACAGTTGCTGCGGACTTGGTGGAAGCTTAAGAATTTATGGTAATTATGAAGAGTCAATGAGATATTACAAAATGGCTAATGAAATATTTCATAAAATTGGAGATAAATTTGGCATTGCTTACTCATTTTGTGGCATAGGTAATGCCCTTAGAATGATGAATGATTTTAAAGGAGCTGAAGAAAATTTTAAAAAAGCCTTGGATATTTACAGTAAAATCGGTGATATTGTAAGTTCATCCTATACTCTATGGAGTATGGCAATGGTGTATATCTTGAAAGGAAAATATAAAACAGCGTTGCAATATATTGAAAAAGCTGAAAAAAATTTCAAAAAGTGTGAAGACCCCCGAGGACTAATATATTGTAAACTTCAAAGAGGAATGATTCAGTATCTAAACAAAAAGAAAAAAATGGCAGTAAAATATTTCAATGAAGCATGGCAAAACGCTCAAATTCAAGACTTTGCCCTTGAGAGAAAATATGCTCAGGCTTTACTTAACGGGAAATATTCTTTGCCTTATAATATTCCATAG
- a CDS encoding CDP-alcohol phosphatidyltransferase family protein, whose translation MMTNTRIITIPNILSCLRIFLVPFFIIAMNSKDYSAALKIVIVAGLTDSLDGIIARKFNQISKLGVFLDPLADKLLLLSIMVTFYINELAPKWFIILVFIRDTLVATGWLEIYLRKRKITKPTLLGKISNASQVIIFGYILLSTNINIPSIPQVGYFLVSFLAITSLLQYVFIRFKDGKIRS comes from the coding sequence ATGATGACAAATACAAGGATAATAACAATTCCAAACATACTAAGTTGTCTCCGCATATTTCTTGTACCCTTTTTCATTATTGCAATGAATTCAAAGGACTACTCAGCAGCATTAAAAATTGTAATTGTTGCAGGTTTAACTGACAGCCTTGATGGAATTATTGCAAGAAAATTTAATCAGATATCAAAACTTGGAGTATTTCTTGATCCTCTGGCAGATAAACTTCTTCTTCTGAGTATCATGGTAACTTTTTACATCAATGAACTTGCACCAAAATGGTTCATAATACTGGTTTTCATAAGAGATACTCTTGTAGCCACTGGATGGTTAGAAATTTACTTAAGAAAAAGGAAAATAACAAAACCAACACTGCTTGGGAAAATAAGCAATGCCTCACAGGTAATTATATTTGGCTATATTCTTCTTTCTACAAACATTAACATCCCATCAATACCTCAAGTTGGATATTTTTTGGTAAGTTTTCTTGCAATTACATCACTACTTCAATACGTATTTATAAGATTTAAAGATGGTAAAATCAGGAGTTAA
- a CDS encoding PASTA domain-containing protein: MRRVLYIAGAIFGGFLAGYFSLTIFVSGGTIEVPDLRGKDIVQANQILKEKGLYIRIDGEEYSEIPAGTVSRQIPPAGTKVKKGREIGVVISKGLRFTTLPDVRGLSYEEAEKILNEKGIPVEKIIKIHSEMYPENTVIAQSPEPEEGGKAIKLIVSLGKNEDENY; this comes from the coding sequence ATGAGAAGAGTTTTATACATAGCAGGAGCAATATTTGGAGGCTTTTTAGCAGGTTATTTTTCTTTGACCATCTTTGTTTCAGGAGGAACTATAGAAGTTCCAGATTTAAGAGGAAAAGACATTGTTCAGGCAAATCAAATACTTAAAGAAAAGGGACTTTACATACGAATTGATGGAGAAGAATATTCAGAAATACCTGCAGGAACAGTTTCAAGACAAATTCCACCAGCAGGAACAAAAGTTAAAAAAGGAAGAGAAATTGGAGTAGTAATAAGTAAAGGTCTGCGGTTTACAACTTTGCCTGATGTAAGAGGACTGAGCTATGAAGAGGCTGAAAAAATTTTGAATGAAAAAGGAATTCCAGTGGAAAAAATTATTAAAATTCATTCAGAGATGTATCCTGAAAATACAGTTATAGCCCAATCACCAGAGCCTGAGGAAGGAGGAAAAGCAATAAAACTAATTGTGAGTCTTGGTAAAAATGAAGATGAAAATTATTAA